In Bactrocera neohumeralis isolate Rockhampton chromosome 5, APGP_CSIRO_Bneo_wtdbg2-racon-allhic-juicebox.fasta_v2, whole genome shotgun sequence, the genomic window CATAGTAGTTTAGGCTATGTCTCTAGTTTTCTCGAAGGTAAAAAAACTGCTTCGATTTTTCCACCTCACCATCTTCTATACAACTATGGCAGTTTACGTCCAACTGGATCTTTAGCATTACAGCAAGAATACTTATTGAACATTATTCAGTAAGCACTTCTTCGTTTTCGGCAACATGCAACTTTGCTAAAGGCAAGGAGATCAGTAAATCTCCTACGTTCTACTCTAAGCCAGTAGAAATTTGCTAGCCGTTCAACAACGCCTTTAAGCACACGCAAGGTCCATAGATCCAGTATTAGAATGCAAGATAACAACGAAGGTTCAGTCCTTGCTTGCAACTCATCGCATTTGCAGTATCCACCGATTCCCACCGTCACACAAACGAGTCCGATAATGAAATAACTTGATGCTATAACTAGTGAGAGATACTCATTGACTAACATTGAGCGCACAGTTCCCAAACCTAATGCTAGTATTATAAGCAGCGTTTCAAagcaaacaggactttttgaatctggcgccccctggtggcgccatctacatgtcgactagtgcgttagaatttgctatctttatcgattgtccagtgagaatttcatgatattttatggattggaagtgaagctattacgttttaagtgtcaggatgtttgtgttatcggtgcgaaaatgagcaaacattaaattttgttttaaaattggtaaaacttttaccgaaacgttccAATTaaagaaacaagtttatggcgatgattgcttatcccgtagcagagtgcacgagtggtttcaacgttttcaacgTGATGTCGTGAGTAcgtaaatgacgatcaacatgtggaccaatcaaaatccatgatcaccaaaaattccatcggaactgtgtgtgaattcatcaaaagtaAGCCGAAATGATcaatgaaattcatggaaatggaattgaacatctccaaaacatcgatttatcgcatttcgaccgaacatttggacttacgaaaggtgtgtgcacggtttgttccgcacaaattgactggcGACCAAAAATTGCGCAGAAtctaacattcgaaggacgattatttgaccaaaaatcacattttgaccatttaccactccccgtattcacctgatatgacaccgtgcgacgtctgccttttcggaaaaatacctttgcccatgaaaggaaagcgttattcatacttgcaccggcatactggcggccataccggccaacgaactTAAACACTCGtccgacatgcttttggaccatgcaaaaagctgtattcaagcagaaggagactattttgaataaaataaattgattttgccgaaaaaatcatttgttctgtttttttttaaagtcatCTTTGctttgaaacgcaccttgtactaCTAATGATGTCCGAATGAATGCTCACTTccctgaaaaaagttttattttgcagAAGTTGGTTTAGTGCTACCTAAATGGGAGCCACTGCTGCCTGAAAAACAATACAGTAGACCAATAGTATATAACTAAGCTGAACTAAGAGCTCGCTACAGAAGATTCAGTCTCCAATCTTTCCACTTATCATGACCCATGcatgaaaaagctcactgcgaGTCTTCTCTAGTGACTTATTCTGATCCACAGATCCATCGTCGGTATGTGAACGAAGAAACAACCACAAGGAGTACCCAATGCGACGCGATGCTCCAAATTTTCTGGGATGCAATCGATACGATCCTTTTTAATACACATAAAAGGCTATGAGTCTTAGCGcgactttcaaaaaaatgtacctTCCGGTAGCATTCACGAGTGTTATGTGCatagtaatataaatattattattttattaggaaaatatacaaaaatattaaacctaATGGTAAGAAAGGCGTACAAGCTGCTGTGGCCATCGACTCCTTAAGTGATGTTATTTGGGATGCGCCGCAGATTCGAATGAGAGCCGCTCTTTGGACACGTTTACAATCAGTGTAGCCTATTCGAGCGCCGTCCACCAAATGAATACACCGTAGTACATTATTGTCTTTACCACTGTTTTACATGACCTTTGGTGGCTATCCTCATCTTTTTCTTATAGCTCATGGACGTCAGTATAACATAGCCGTTGCCATCATCATGAATCACCTAGAATCGTCAATCATTGAGATATTTATACGCATTGTCAGAAAATTGTAACACATTAAATACATGTCAACCTGATGCCAGGTCAACTAGTCTTCAGTTATACAATGTTAgatttacaatttctttaagAATAGCGGGAagttgatatactatatattattttaaaataaagaaaatattatgggcaatataagtattaaattatAGATTATACAGCTCGCATAACCGAGTAGTACGAAGATACATATGTCTTCAATAGAAATCTTTCAACTTTCTACTCCACTTTTAATATTATAAGATTTGTCCTTTGTATCAAAGACTTCAGTTTCGGTAAGTATTAATTGCCTTAAAATTTCTCACCATTTACTAATCTCTTGAGTTGAATAGAGTAGAGGAGATAGTAGTTACCAGAGGTTAGATCTGGAGAATAAAGATGCGGATTATTATTGACTCATAAATTTTTCTCATCGGTTTCATAAACGTGTTACATGGTGCATCTTATTGCTGTAACAACTCTTTCCACCTTTTTCGATGGTCAAGAATTTCAATCTGTAAATGTTCCAAAAAGATTTCACAGATACAAACATTTAGGGTTGGTACTCTTTTCAGGATATTCTATATAAATTGTTCATGGAAACCGaaaatataaatagtttatTTCGCATGCAGTACAGTCTTACTCCTGTCTTTTAAAAACCTAAGTAAAATGATCTCGTTCCAAATCGACGCAACAAGTGTTGTTTATTTCGTATAAACAGCTACaaatacttctcagaatcaTCCACTCAGCGATTCATTTGAAAATTAGCTATCTTGATCAACTTTCTTTTACGATCATCCATCATTCTGACAATTTCTTTGACGGTTTTATGTACAGCAGCTTCGTTTTGACGTCCATTGCGTCATCGTTTTCGGAGTCTCAACGGTGGTTAGTCtgatatattcaatatttaactatGTTAGTTTCCTATATGTCATACCCACGACTCTAGAATTAGAACATCCATTAGCTATTTTAGCAGGTTTCTAAACTAAAACTTTGCTTTCCTATGAAGAGTACCACCATCAAACCTGCTTTATATTTCTTGAGCTTGATTCTGGTCTCATTTCAACAGATAACATCTAATTTTTTGATAACTTcttaattgctttaaaaaaaaaaaaactttagtaACATCTATTTTGAatactgttatgaataaatgttccccatttttttctttctcataCAGTTTCCCTTGCGCTCAACATTCTACTAATGTTGTTGCCACATGCAGCCGGCGATGATTGGTCGGCGAGTTGTGCCTCCAACTGTACCTGTAAGTGGACCAATGGCAAAAAGTCAGCCATCTGCAGCTCGCTGCAACTAACCACCATACCAACAACGCTGAGCACCGAACTACAAGTGCTCGTACTCAACGACAACCACATACCCTATCTGAATCGCGAGGAATTCACCAATTTGGGTCTGCTGAACCTGCAACGCATCTACCTGAAAAAGTCCGAGGTACAGTATGTACACAAAGAGACatttcgaaatttgaaaatattagtgGAGATTGATCTGTCTGACAACAAAATTGAGATGATCGACAAGGACACATTTATGGGCAATGATCGCCTGCGTATACTCTATCTAAATGGCAATCCGCTGAAGAAGCTGGTGGCCTATCAGTTTCCCATACTGCCGCATTTGCGTACATTGGATCTGCATAACTGTCTGATTTCATATGTCGATCCCATGGCCTTGGCGAACCTAAATCTCTTGGAGTTTCTCTATTTGAAGAATAATCTGCTAGAAAGCCTCAGTGAATACGTCTTCCAACATATGACGAATCTGAAGACACTCGTCTTGGATGAGAATCCATGGCAGTGTAACTGCAAGCTACGCAAATTTCGCAACTGGTATGTGAAGAGCAAATTGAACAGCATCAGTCTGCTGTGTAAAGGGCCGCCGGCGCAGAAAGACAAGCAGTGGGAGAATGTGGATGAAGAGCAATTCGGCTGCATGCCCAAAGTGGAGCTCTTCAACAATGAGGATGTACAGAATATAGACATAGGAAGCAATACGACGTTCAGCTGCCTGGTATATGGGGATCCATTGCCCGAAGTCACCTGGGAGCTGAATGGTAAAATCTTGGATAATGACAATGTGATCTTCGACGCAGAGTCGATCTCGTCGGACAAACTGTGGAGTAATTTGACTGTCTTCAACATGACCAGTCTAGATGCAGGCACATACGCGTGCATTGGTTCGAACGTGGTGGGCGTGGCAACACAAAATATCAGCATATATCTAACGGAAATTGTACAGCATGTGTTGGTCAAGACACCGGAGACCTTCTGGTACTTCGGCTTGATCATGGGCACATTCGGCACGATCTTTCTGCTCATACTCTTCTCGTTTGTAGTGTGTCTGTGCAAACGCACTTCGCGACAACGGCGACATCCAAAGAAATCCGGCGTAAAACCGAGTGTCAGCTTCAACGATCAAGAAAAGAAGTTGCTCGATTtgagcataacaacaacaacagcggatCGCGGTGATAGCTGTATCATGGACAACaatacgacaacaacaatgagtAAAACAGAATCGGTAATCGGCTTCGAGCCAATCGAAATACATGCAACGGAGAATATGCGCGCCAATCACAATCATCACCAGCTGACGCATCAGCAGGCGCAccaacaacagctacaacatCATCACGCGCACATG contains:
- the LOC126758873 gene encoding uncharacterized protein LOC126758873, giving the protein MSRNCIAICLSVSLALNILLMLLPHAAGDDWSASCASNCTCKWTNGKKSAICSSLQLTTIPTTLSTELQVLVLNDNHIPYLNREEFTNLGLLNLQRIYLKKSEVQYVHKETFRNLKILVEIDLSDNKIEMIDKDTFMGNDRLRILYLNGNPLKKLVAYQFPILPHLRTLDLHNCLISYVDPMALANLNLLEFLYLKNNLLESLSEYVFQHMTNLKTLVLDENPWQCNCKLRKFRNWYVKSKLNSISLLCKGPPAQKDKQWENVDEEQFGCMPKVELFNNEDVQNIDIGSNTTFSCLVYGDPLPEVTWELNGKILDNDNVIFDAESISSDKLWSNLTVFNMTSLDAGTYACIGSNVVGVATQNISIYLTEIVQHVLVKTPETFWYFGLIMGTFGTIFLLILFSFVVCLCKRTSRQRRHPKKSGVKPSVSFNDQEKKLLDLSITTTTADRGDSCIMDNNTTTTMSKTESVIGFEPIEIHATENMRANHNHHQLTHQQAHQQQLQHHHAHMAGAAGGGSGSATPNSMMAPNRQQLMAVADGSCSVVGIPTSMASGVGGSTHPSTIPEEFPLNVGVFPPPPEFCSNIVPNPAYGNIFISVSVTQDMLDGADISMYPDLLNIPKRQLNADGGSVQTGVSVTSGPVGGNTNATTTTMLPSGTTTAVNVSSFATLPRNHQRRGILKKDSSLQHQHSLQQQQQQTNLYPHDEIVSYHNLDTTYSQGYQEHQQQQQQQQQQRQAYAANIVGLPPPPPPPATANLSTQCHHNQAAAAAAVAAAINTKACAACIGTLSPPPPSCSTPPTTMDATPLRPLCKGGAGGTAASGNAGLKYDNMGRRITASGNSTLSLPDEADEECLEDETRFIEEACSIKQGQQQQDCQQQKTTAANATTASGNSKLVDAGGGAEYVSL